A window from Pseudobutyrivibrio ruminis HUN009 encodes these proteins:
- the ftsY gene encoding signal recognition particle-docking protein FtsY, whose protein sequence is MAEKISFWQRLIKGLTKTRDNFIKSMDYIFNGFSNIDEDFYEELEEVLIMGDIGVRTTETILDDLREAVKKEHIKEPAECKQFLINEIKEQMALDETSFDFEKKTSVVLVIGVNGVGKTTTIGKLAGKLQAAGKKVMVAGADTFRAAASDQLKEWADRASVDFIGGPEGSDPAAVVYDAVHAAKARNVDVLLVDTAGRLHNKKNLMNELSKINSTISKEFPEAYRETLIVLDGTTGQNALVQAREFSEVTDISGIVITKLDGTAKGGIAIAIQSELKLPVKYIGVGETIDDLEKFNADEFVDALFYAEQ, encoded by the coding sequence ATGGCAGAAAAAATCAGCTTCTGGCAGCGCCTTATAAAGGGCCTGACCAAAACAAGAGACAATTTTATAAAGTCGATGGATTACATTTTCAACGGCTTTTCAAATATCGATGAGGACTTCTACGAGGAGCTTGAAGAAGTCCTTATCATGGGTGATATTGGTGTGCGCACAACAGAGACTATCCTAGACGATTTAAGAGAGGCAGTAAAAAAGGAGCACATTAAGGAGCCTGCCGAGTGCAAGCAGTTTCTTATCAACGAAATTAAAGAGCAGATGGCTCTCGATGAGACATCATTTGATTTTGAAAAGAAGACATCTGTTGTTTTAGTAATCGGTGTAAATGGTGTTGGAAAGACAACCACAATCGGAAAGCTTGCTGGAAAGCTTCAGGCTGCTGGCAAAAAGGTTATGGTTGCGGGTGCTGACACATTCCGCGCAGCTGCATCTGATCAGCTTAAGGAATGGGCAGACAGAGCATCTGTGGATTTCATTGGTGGTCCAGAGGGCTCAGATCCAGCGGCAGTTGTTTATGATGCTGTTCACGCAGCAAAGGCTAGAAATGTAGATGTTCTTCTTGTGGACACTGCAGGTAGATTGCACAACAAAAAGAATCTTATGAACGAACTTTCTAAGATTAACAGCACTATCTCAAAAGAATTCCCAGAGGCTTATCGGGAGACACTTATTGTGTTAGACGGTACAACAGGCCAAAATGCCCTTGTTCAGGCTAGAGAATTCTCTGAGGTTACAGATATATCTGGTATTGTTATTACAAAATTAGATGGAACTGCAAAAGGCGGTATTGCAATTGCTATCCAATCTGAGTTAAAATTGCCAGTAAAATATATTGGTGTTGGAGAAACAATTGACGACTTAGAAAAGTTCAACGCAGATGAATTTGTTGATGCATTATTCTACGCTGAACAATAG
- the ilvA gene encoding threonine ammonia-lyase, protein MLTLDKFEEASKIVTEVTHETKLVYSDYFSEKCGNMVYLKPENMQLTGAYKLRGAYYKISTLTDEERAKGLITASAGNHAQGVAYAASKYGVKATIVMPTTTPLIKVNRTKSYGADVVLYGDVYDEACEYAYKLADEHGYTFIHPFDDLAVATGQGTIAMEIFKELPLVEYILVPIGGGGLATGVSTLAKLLNPKIKVIGVEPSGAASLQASFAKGEVTTLPSVNTIADGTAVKTPGSNIFPYLQENIDEIITVDDDELIVAFLDMVENHKMVVENSGLLTVAALNHLGFKDKRVVSVLSGGNMDVITMSSVVQQGLIFRDRIFTVSVLLPDKPGMLAKVSQLIADQQGNVIKLEHNQFVTTNRSAAVELRITLEAFGTEHKEQILKALDEGGYRPKIVRTSL, encoded by the coding sequence ATGCTTACATTGGACAAATTTGAAGAAGCCTCAAAGATTGTCACTGAGGTAACACATGAGACAAAGCTGGTTTACAGCGATTATTTTAGTGAGAAGTGCGGAAATATGGTTTACCTTAAGCCAGAGAATATGCAGCTTACTGGTGCATATAAGCTTAGAGGTGCATATTACAAAATCAGCACTCTTACAGATGAGGAGAGAGCAAAGGGACTAATTACAGCATCAGCCGGTAATCATGCTCAGGGTGTTGCATATGCAGCTAGCAAATATGGCGTAAAAGCAACAATCGTTATGCCTACAACAACTCCTCTCATTAAGGTCAACCGTACAAAGAGCTATGGTGCCGATGTTGTTTTATATGGTGATGTATATGATGAGGCATGTGAGTATGCTTACAAGCTTGCTGATGAGCATGGCTACACATTCATCCATCCTTTTGACGATTTAGCAGTTGCAACTGGTCAGGGTACTATTGCAATGGAAATCTTCAAGGAGTTGCCTCTTGTTGAGTATATTCTTGTTCCAATCGGTGGTGGCGGACTTGCTACAGGTGTATCTACACTTGCAAAGCTTCTTAATCCAAAGATTAAAGTAATCGGTGTTGAGCCTAGTGGAGCTGCTTCACTTCAGGCATCATTTGCAAAGGGAGAGGTTACAACACTTCCTTCTGTAAATACTATTGCTGATGGTACTGCAGTAAAGACTCCAGGTTCAAACATTTTCCCTTATCTTCAGGAAAATATCGATGAGATTATCACAGTAGACGATGATGAGCTTATCGTTGCATTCCTTGATATGGTAGAGAATCACAAGATGGTAGTTGAAAATTCAGGACTTCTTACAGTTGCTGCATTGAACCATCTTGGTTTCAAAGACAAGAGAGTTGTATCTGTACTTTCTGGTGGAAATATGGACGTTATCACCATGTCTTCAGTGGTACAGCAGGGTCTTATCTTTAGAGATAGAATCTTCACAGTATCTGTACTTCTTCCTGATAAGCCAGGTATGCTTGCAAAGGTTTCACAGCTTATTGCAGATCAGCAGGGCAATGTTATCAAGCTTGAGCACAATCAGTTTGTTACAACAAATCGTTCTGCAGCTGTTGAGCTTCGCATCACTCTTGAGGCATTCGGTACAGAACACAAGGAGCAGATCCTTAAGGCTTTGGATGAAGGCGGTTACAGACCAAAGATAGTTAGAACTTCACTTTAA
- the smc gene encoding chromosome segregation protein SMC codes for MYLKSIELYGFKSFAHKMKFEFHNGITGIVGPNGSGKSNVADAVRWVLGEQSAKQLRGASMQDVIFAGTEARKPLSYAYVALTMDNSDHVLPVDYEEVTIARRVYRSGESEYLLNGTPCRLKDVSELFYDTGVGKEGYSIIGQGQIEKILSGKPEDRRELFDEAVGIVKYKKRKAASVKKLESERENLVRVNDILSEQERRIGPLEKQSEDAKQYLKYKEELKRIDVNSFMLEVDRLQANLDEVEKNANLAREHMEESKTAQEEIRTKYDSLEQQINDLDVEIETLKKNQSDSTLMKGKLENEIALLEEQIRSANATDENMAIRIAEIEADKADKESQLADFKAEKENLDKTLEEAVERLNSVKTNYSELQVAITSNNAKIEQDNKAIMELLNNRASIKSKEQRLETMLEQTNIRKAKLNQRLLERKTREEDLDVAVALAEDEFKNAQSLLLELQEKDKEYTEKAAEWKKKSRENSNALQAKKDEFARVQTRLESIKNIAERYEGYGNSTRKIMEQKGRIDGIEGVISDLIHVEKKYEMAIETALGGNIQNIVTADEACAKKLISYLKENKLGRATFLPLTSVDGRGNFKKTEVLNDKGVLGLASELVTCDSKFDGVVAYLLGRVVVADNIDSAIALAKKNNYSIHIVTLDGEYLAPGGSMAGGHFKNKSNLLGRNREIEELEGKLDVISKEMDELKNREGEIETAVALLESDRDDNTTKLNEAAIALNTAKLGLDRANEQKKESLTAYEGLSKESEELETQLTEIAAGKKEIEFEKQESEDKEAELKAEIQKLSDEVDEKTYMETSVNRTMSEVQIEEANARQKVDFVQQNLDRITSEIEKCVADIAVIKENAQSTKEETEAKRARIDEIKATISASDESFGKLEEEIKEAVARKEELNNSHKNFFEQRQEITDRIAELDKEIYRLDSQREKISDAISYQNNYMWNEYELTYHSAEELKDPEYNDLDQMKKDASKIKNAIRAMGNVNVNAIEEFKELSERYNFLKGQHDDLVEAEASLVRIIDELDEGMRKQFAEGFKDIQVQFDKAFKELFGGGHGTLELVDSEDLLETGIIINAQPPGKKLINMMQMSGGEKSLTAIALLFAIQNLKPSPFCLLDEIEAALDDANVDRFAGYLHKLTKNTQFIVITHRRGTMNAADRLFGITMQEKGVSALVSVNLIEAQLDD; via the coding sequence ATGTATCTTAAAAGTATTGAATTATACGGATTTAAATCTTTTGCACACAAGATGAAATTCGAATTCCATAATGGTATCACAGGTATCGTTGGTCCTAACGGTTCCGGTAAAAGTAACGTTGCTGATGCTGTTCGCTGGGTTCTCGGTGAGCAGTCTGCAAAGCAGCTTCGTGGTGCCAGCATGCAGGATGTTATCTTTGCAGGAACAGAGGCTAGAAAGCCTCTTTCATATGCATATGTTGCACTCACAATGGACAACTCTGACCATGTGCTTCCGGTAGATTACGAAGAGGTTACAATTGCACGACGAGTATATCGTTCAGGCGAAAGCGAGTATCTTTTAAATGGTACACCTTGCCGTCTAAAGGATGTTTCAGAGCTTTTCTATGATACTGGTGTCGGTAAGGAAGGATATTCTATCATCGGACAGGGCCAGATTGAAAAGATTTTGTCTGGTAAGCCAGAGGATAGACGTGAGCTTTTTGATGAAGCTGTTGGTATCGTAAAGTACAAAAAGCGTAAGGCAGCATCTGTAAAGAAGCTTGAAAGCGAGAGAGAGAATCTTGTTCGTGTAAATGATATTCTTTCTGAGCAGGAGCGTCGTATCGGGCCTTTGGAAAAGCAGTCTGAGGATGCAAAGCAATACTTAAAATACAAAGAAGAGCTTAAGCGTATCGATGTCAACTCTTTCATGCTTGAGGTTGATAGACTTCAGGCTAATTTAGATGAGGTTGAAAAGAATGCAAATCTTGCTAGAGAACACATGGAAGAAAGCAAGACAGCTCAGGAGGAGATTCGTACAAAATACGACTCTTTGGAGCAGCAGATCAACGACCTTGATGTTGAAATCGAAACCTTAAAGAAGAATCAGTCGGATTCTACTCTCATGAAGGGCAAACTGGAAAACGAAATCGCTCTTTTAGAGGAGCAGATTCGTTCTGCTAATGCAACTGATGAAAATATGGCAATCCGTATCGCTGAAATCGAGGCAGATAAGGCAGATAAAGAAAGCCAGTTAGCAGATTTCAAGGCTGAAAAGGAAAATCTTGATAAGACATTGGAGGAAGCGGTAGAGCGTCTCAATTCTGTTAAGACTAACTACAGTGAGCTCCAGGTTGCAATCACTTCAAATAACGCAAAAATTGAGCAGGACAACAAAGCAATCATGGAACTGCTCAACAATCGTGCTTCAATCAAGTCTAAGGAGCAACGTCTTGAGACTATGCTTGAGCAGACAAACATCCGCAAGGCAAAGCTTAATCAGCGTCTCCTTGAAAGAAAGACTCGTGAAGAGGATTTGGATGTTGCTGTTGCCCTTGCAGAGGATGAGTTTAAGAATGCACAGTCACTTCTTCTCGAGCTTCAGGAAAAGGACAAGGAATACACAGAAAAGGCGGCTGAATGGAAAAAGAAGAGCCGTGAGAATTCCAATGCATTACAGGCTAAGAAGGATGAGTTCGCTCGTGTTCAGACTAGATTAGAGTCAATCAAGAACATAGCTGAGCGCTACGAGGGATACGGAAATTCTACTCGTAAAATCATGGAACAAAAAGGGCGAATCGATGGTATCGAGGGTGTTATCTCTGACCTTATCCATGTTGAAAAGAAATACGAAATGGCTATCGAGACAGCTCTCGGTGGAAACATTCAAAATATCGTTACAGCTGACGAGGCTTGCGCAAAGAAGCTTATCAGCTACTTAAAGGAAAATAAGCTTGGTCGTGCCACATTCCTTCCTTTGACATCCGTTGATGGAAGAGGCAATTTCAAAAAGACAGAAGTTCTTAACGATAAGGGAGTTCTTGGTCTTGCATCAGAGCTTGTTACATGTGATAGCAAGTTTGATGGCGTTGTAGCTTATCTTCTTGGTAGAGTTGTAGTTGCTGACAATATCGATTCAGCTATCGCTCTTGCAAAGAAAAACAATTACAGCATCCATATCGTTACACTTGATGGTGAATACCTTGCACCGGGTGGTTCAATGGCCGGTGGTCACTTCAAGAACAAATCAAATCTTCTTGGTAGAAATCGTGAGATTGAGGAGCTTGAAGGCAAGCTTGATGTTATCTCTAAGGAGATGGATGAGCTTAAGAACCGTGAGGGTGAGATTGAGACAGCTGTTGCACTTCTTGAAAGTGATAGAGATGACAACACTACAAAGCTGAATGAAGCAGCTATTGCTTTAAATACTGCAAAGCTTGGCTTAGATAGAGCAAATGAGCAGAAGAAGGAAAGCTTAACTGCTTATGAGGGCCTTTCTAAGGAAAGCGAAGAACTTGAAACACAGCTCACTGAAATTGCTGCTGGTAAGAAGGAAATCGAGTTCGAAAAGCAGGAATCAGAAGACAAAGAAGCAGAACTCAAAGCTGAAATTCAAAAGCTTTCAGACGAAGTTGATGAGAAGACTTACATGGAGACTTCTGTTAACAGAACAATGTCTGAGGTTCAGATTGAGGAGGCTAATGCTAGACAGAAGGTTGATTTCGTTCAGCAGAACTTAGACCGTATCACATCTGAAATTGAAAAGTGTGTAGCTGATATTGCGGTTATTAAAGAAAATGCTCAGTCTACTAAGGAAGAGACAGAGGCAAAGAGAGCTCGAATCGACGAGATTAAGGCTACAATATCTGCATCTGACGAGTCTTTTGGAAAGCTTGAGGAAGAAATCAAAGAAGCTGTTGCAAGAAAAGAAGAGCTTAATAACTCACACAAGAACTTCTTTGAGCAGCGTCAGGAGATTACAGATAGAATCGCTGAATTAGACAAGGAAATCTATCGTCTTGATTCTCAGAGAGAGAAAATCAGCGATGCTATTTCATACCAGAACAATTACATGTGGAATGAATATGAGCTTACATATCATTCGGCAGAAGAATTAAAGGATCCAGAGTACAACGATTTGGATCAGATGAAGAAGGATGCTTCTAAAATCAAAAATGCTATCCGAGCTATGGGAAATGTTAATGTAAACGCTATCGAGGAGTTCAAGGAGCTTTCTGAGCGTTACAACTTCCTTAAGGGACAGCACGATGATTTGGTTGAGGCAGAGGCTTCTCTTGTTCGTATTATCGATGAGCTCGATGAGGGAATGAGAAAGCAGTTTGCTGAAGGATTCAAGGACATCCAGGTGCAGTTCGATAAGGCATTCAAGGAATTGTTCGGTGGTGGACATGGTACACTTGAGCTTGTTGATAGTGAGGACTTACTTGAGACAGGTATTATCATCAATGCCCAGCCACCAGGAAAGAAGCTTATCAATATGATGCAGATGTCCGGTGGTGAGAAATCACTTACTGCAATTGCATTATTGTTTGCTATTCAGAACCTTAAGCCATCTCCATTCTGTCTCTTGGACGAGATTGAGGCGGCTCTTGATGATGCAAACGTAGATAGATTTGCTGGATACTTACACAAGCTTACAAAGAATACACAGTTCATCGTTATCACTCACCGACGTGGTACTATGAACGCAGCAGACAGATTATTCGGTATCACAATGCAGGAGAAGGGTGTTTCAGCTCTTGTTTCTGTAAATCTTATCGAAGCACAGTTAGATGATTAA
- the rpsP gene encoding 30S ribosomal protein S16, whose protein sequence is MAVKIRLKRMGQKKRPIYRIVVADARAPRDGRNIDEIGTYDPNQEPAAVTVDAEAAKKWISNGAKPTETVARLFKQAGVQ, encoded by the coding sequence ATGGCAGTAAAGATTAGATTAAAGAGAATGGGTCAGAAGAAGAGACCAATCTACAGAATCGTAGTAGCAGATGCAAGAGCACCTCGTGATGGTAGAAACATCGATGAGATCGGTACATACGATCCAAACCAGGAGCCAGCAGCAGTTACAGTTGATGCTGAGGCAGCTAAGAAGTGGATCTCAAACGGCGCAAAGCCAACAGAGACAGTTGCTAGACTTTTCAAGCAGGCAGGCGTTCAGTAA
- a CDS encoding acylphosphatase, with amino-acid sequence MVNQLVRYRMIFTGRVQGVGFRYTANNAANQYHLTGYVKNEYDGSVTVEVQGAEEAIYLFIKSLANDRYIGIDDIQKQQIPIEADERGFIVQY; translated from the coding sequence ATGGTGAATCAGTTGGTTAGATATAGAATGATATTTACCGGTAGAGTGCAGGGAGTTGGTTTTAGATATACAGCTAATAATGCAGCCAACCAGTATCACCTTACTGGGTATGTGAAAAATGAATATGATGGCTCGGTCACTGTAGAGGTTCAGGGAGCCGAGGAAGCTATATACTTGTTTATTAAGTCGCTGGCTAATGATAGGTATATAGGCATTGACGATATACAAAAGCAGCAGATTCCTATTGAAGCTGATGAAAGAGGCTTCATTGTTCAGTATTAA
- a CDS encoding ABC transporter ATP-binding protein, giving the protein MNKVSLRNVSKVYNVGEKEFRALDHVDLDIEEGKFVVILGPSGAGKSTLLNLIGGMDTPSEGEVIVNGENITGYSENKLSDFRAKSVGFIFQFYNILPSLTVKENVELINEIVKNHLDADEALQDVGLSEHMNKFPNQLSGGEQQRVSIARAIAKNPALLLCDEPTGALDSQTGVMILKILKKQTTKERGNNTVIIVTHNALIADIADVVIRVKNGKIKSVEENANPANIDEVQW; this is encoded by the coding sequence GTGAATAAAGTATCTTTAAGAAATGTATCAAAGGTTTATAACGTGGGAGAAAAAGAGTTTCGAGCTTTGGACCATGTTGATTTAGACATTGAGGAAGGAAAATTTGTAGTAATACTTGGTCCGTCAGGAGCAGGAAAATCTACATTACTTAATCTCATTGGAGGAATGGATACTCCTTCTGAAGGAGAGGTAATTGTAAATGGGGAAAATATTACCGGATATTCGGAGAATAAGCTCAGCGATTTTAGAGCTAAATCGGTAGGCTTTATTTTCCAGTTTTACAATATTCTTCCTTCACTTACTGTAAAAGAAAATGTGGAGTTGATTAATGAAATTGTAAAAAATCATCTTGATGCGGATGAAGCGCTTCAGGATGTGGGATTATCAGAACACATGAATAAATTTCCTAATCAATTATCTGGTGGCGAACAGCAGCGTGTTTCTATCGCACGTGCTATTGCAAAGAATCCAGCACTTCTTTTATGCGATGAACCTACAGGTGCCCTTGATTCTCAAACAGGTGTAATGATTCTCAAGATTTTGAAAAAGCAAACTACAAAGGAAAGAGGCAATAATACAGTTATTATCGTTACCCATAATGCACTTATTGCAGATATCGCCGACGTTGTTATACGTGTGAAAAACGGCAAAATAAAGAGTGTAGAAGAGAATGCAAATCCAGCAAACATAGATGAGGTTCAATGGTAA
- the rnc gene encoding ribonuclease III, with product MNSLKEFQKIIGYEFRDESLLQQALTHSSYANENHMPKLSDNERLEFLGDAVLEIVSSEFLYLNYTELNEGKLSRLRASIVCEPTLAYICKEINLGDYVRLSKGEDMTGGRNRKSILSDAFEATIGAIFLDGGMEPASEYIHRFVLNDIEHKQLFYDSKTRLQEVVQANFKEPLTYQLISETGPDHAKEFKVEALVGDRVLGSGAGSTKKAAEQEAAYEGLMRLHKEDSIKII from the coding sequence TTGAATAGTTTAAAGGAATTTCAAAAGATTATCGGTTATGAGTTTAGAGACGAAAGCTTACTACAACAGGCTTTGACACATAGTTCATATGCTAATGAAAATCATATGCCAAAGCTTAGCGACAACGAGAGACTTGAGTTCCTTGGGGATGCAGTGCTTGAAATCGTTTCGAGTGAGTTTTTGTATCTAAATTACACCGAATTAAACGAAGGTAAATTATCTAGACTTAGAGCTAGCATAGTTTGTGAGCCAACCCTGGCTTACATCTGCAAGGAAATAAACCTTGGTGACTATGTTCGCCTATCTAAAGGGGAGGACATGACAGGCGGTCGTAATAGAAAGTCTATTCTTTCTGACGCCTTCGAGGCTACAATCGGCGCTATCTTTTTGGATGGTGGAATGGAGCCTGCTTCTGAATATATCCACAGGTTTGTTTTAAATGATATAGAACACAAGCAGCTATTTTATGATAGCAAGACCAGACTACAGGAAGTTGTTCAGGCTAATTTTAAAGAGCCGCTTACATATCAGCTTATTTCTGAAACTGGTCCAGACCACGCTAAGGAATTTAAGGTTGAAGCCTTAGTAGGGGATAGAGTTCTTGGCTCAGGTGCTGGTAGCACCAAAAAGGCTGCCGAGCAGGAAGCTGCTTACGAAGGCTTGATGCGCCTCCACAAAGAAGACTCTATCAAGATTATATAA
- the ffh gene encoding signal recognition particle protein, which translates to MAFDSLSEKLQGVFKNLRSKGRLTEADVKAALKEVKMALLEADVNFKVVKQFTNTVTERAIGSDVMNGLNPGQMVIKIVNEELVNLMGSEVTDITFGTGGAITTIMMVGLQGAGKTTTTAKLAGKVKQKGKKPLLVACDIYRPAAIEQLQINGKKQDVEVFSLGDKEKPVKIAKEAMAYAKKNGFDVVIFDTAGRLHIDEDMMNELAAIKSNIDILNTILVVDAMTGQDAVNVSATFDEKIGIDGVIITKLDGDTRGGAALSIKAVTGKPILYAGMGEKLSDLEQFHPDRMASRILGMGDVLSLIEKAEAEIDKDAAMQLSKKVKKASFDFNDYLTSMEQMKKLGGLSSILGMMPGINSSQLAQIEGAVDDKKLAHIEAIILSMTPAERENPKLLNPSRKHRIAAGAGLDIAEVNRFVKQFEQSKKMMKQMPNMMGKGRRGMRFPF; encoded by the coding sequence ATGGCTTTTGATTCACTTTCAGAAAAGCTTCAAGGCGTATTTAAGAATCTAAGAAGCAAGGGCAGACTTACAGAAGCTGATGTAAAGGCTGCTTTAAAGGAAGTTAAGATGGCACTTCTTGAGGCCGATGTTAACTTCAAGGTTGTAAAGCAATTTACAAACACTGTCACAGAGCGAGCAATTGGTTCAGATGTTATGAACGGCTTGAATCCTGGACAGATGGTTATAAAGATTGTTAACGAAGAGCTTGTTAATTTAATGGGCTCAGAGGTTACAGATATTACTTTTGGCACAGGCGGGGCCATTACCACTATCATGATGGTTGGTCTTCAGGGTGCCGGTAAAACAACTACCACAGCGAAGCTTGCTGGCAAGGTAAAGCAAAAGGGCAAAAAGCCTTTATTGGTAGCTTGTGATATTTATCGTCCTGCAGCTATTGAGCAGTTGCAGATCAATGGTAAAAAGCAGGATGTTGAGGTTTTCTCTTTAGGAGATAAAGAAAAGCCTGTAAAGATTGCCAAAGAGGCAATGGCTTATGCTAAAAAGAACGGCTTCGATGTTGTTATCTTCGATACAGCCGGTCGTCTTCACATAGATGAGGATATGATGAATGAGCTCGCAGCAATCAAGAGCAATATCGATATCCTCAATACCATTTTGGTAGTTGATGCCATGACAGGTCAGGATGCAGTTAATGTTTCAGCTACATTCGATGAAAAGATTGGCATTGATGGAGTAATCATCACAAAGCTTGATGGTGATACTCGAGGCGGTGCAGCCCTTTCTATTAAGGCTGTCACAGGAAAGCCTATTCTTTACGCTGGTATGGGCGAAAAGCTTTCAGATTTGGAGCAGTTCCATCCAGATAGAATGGCAAGCCGAATCCTTGGTATGGGTGATGTACTTTCACTCATCGAAAAGGCAGAGGCAGAAATCGATAAAGATGCAGCAATGCAGCTTTCAAAGAAAGTAAAGAAAGCATCATTCGATTTCAATGATTATCTCACTTCTATGGAGCAGATGAAAAAGCTTGGTGGCCTTTCATCCATCCTTGGAATGATGCCTGGTATCAATTCTAGCCAGTTGGCTCAGATTGAAGGGGCTGTGGATGATAAAAAGCTTGCACACATCGAAGCTATCATCCTTTCCATGACTCCTGCAGAGCGTGAGAATCCAAAATTACTAAATCCTAGCAGAAAGCACAGAATTGCTGCTGGAGCTGGTTTAGATATAGCAGAGGTTAATCGCTTCGTTAAACAATTCGAACAATCAAAGAAGATGATGAAGCAGATGCCAAATATGATGGGCAAGGGACGCCGCGGAATGCGCTTCCCATTTTAG
- the acpP gene encoding acyl carrier protein: protein MEFDLLKEIIAEVLNVDAAEITTETTFVDDLGADSLDVFQIIMGVEEKLNIEVDTEAAEKLSTVGDAVELIKKTVANK, encoded by the coding sequence ATGGAATTCGATTTACTCAAAGAGATTATTGCAGAGGTATTAAACGTAGATGCTGCTGAAATTACAACAGAGACTACATTTGTCGATGATCTTGGTGCAGATTCACTTGATGTATTCCAGATTATCATGGGTGTTGAGGAAAAGCTTAACATCGAAGTTGATACAGAGGCAGCAGAGAAGCTTTCTACTGTAGGCGATGCAGTTGAGCTTATCAAGAAGACAGTTGCAAACAAGTAA
- a CDS encoding KH domain-containing protein, translating to MKELVEVIAKSLVDNPEEVVVSEKEDAKSIVVELRVAPSDMGKVIGKQGRIAKAIRAVVKAAASKIDKKVIVDIVDVD from the coding sequence ATGAAAGAATTAGTTGAAGTAATTGCTAAGTCACTTGTAGACAATCCTGAGGAGGTTGTAGTTTCAGAGAAGGAAGACGCTAAATCAATCGTTGTTGAGCTTCGCGTTGCACCATCTGATATGGGTAAGGTTATTGGAAAGCAGGGCAGAATTGCCAAGGCTATCCGCGCTGTAGTAAAGGCTGCAGCCTCAAAGATTGACAAGAAAGTTATCGTTGATATTGTTGACGTTGACTAA
- the ylxM gene encoding YlxM family DNA-binding protein — translation MEDKIKSGYLYDFYGELLTEHQRSVYEMSINDDLSLAEIADSLSISRQAVHDILKRCDKLLQDYESRLHLVEKFMNIRGDVIRINELTEGNPSEATLSEISRLSQLILEEL, via the coding sequence ATGGAAGACAAGATTAAATCTGGTTATTTATATGATTTTTATGGTGAGCTTTTAACAGAGCATCAGCGTAGCGTATACGAGATGAGCATCAACGATGACTTATCCCTTGCAGAAATAGCAGATTCACTTTCCATTTCCCGTCAGGCGGTGCACGATATTTTAAAGAGATGCGATAAGCTTTTACAGGATTATGAATCTAGGCTCCATCTCGTAGAAAAGTTTATGAACATTAGAGGAGATGTCATTCGTATAAATGAATTGACAGAAGGAAATCCTAGCGAAGCTACTTTATCAGAGATTTCCCGATTATCTCAGTTGATTTTAGAGGAACTATAA